In Amblyraja radiata isolate CabotCenter1 chromosome 28, sAmbRad1.1.pri, whole genome shotgun sequence, one DNA window encodes the following:
- the LOC116989139 gene encoding uncharacterized protein LOC116989139 produces MVLYDCWKTEQNQPEVTAGSGGQGAGYIEDKPSHDSTPWKKIEQHHDSESPEPQPENYYTDVLDHLHELDLALEEEMYVVSDEEGGSIISLKTAREYTSDEEDEQSDGTTSLSQDWSRMEGLESDQEKHDLICLHTRNSSAMEEEQDIATSISVQHSISSCEINIQTSKHLVQQAFSALDHVKKSYHPAIGTEQMSEKVNLTGDSQLLEKTPCTKLLGYDEVDYQRQNVRGNKRIKSSNEGHLVIPVAVAPPTCYELPVYVVERRPCADSAEHFESEFEVLSHTQDEQTAITKGCSSDVLKTSETFADGTQTTCSLRKQMNDEHVGYKSACDESFTCAPDYTGKLATKSKKKMNILAHVHKKENYPARKGRISMRIPSQGNQQGSRKQCMYLSSNRQIRITQSCNIVPEGVKVRQEKNTEVSRLTNAEKTHNQNDGRALKGTPAITSWTNDMTDMIEKMASGCLPVGQGDPNLRGRPHTGHVDEEELFRCFAKLPRKSMKHPQPSKSHLVNSMEGHLNHQQTKCHLHKTPDKELIDSDSSLEIDESSQSGTGQRESFDSQQSGCGEEELNVTNLDRTFITRSPQKKAQKQACGTCPAGQTIQMKRKETSQITDGCLAEIAKSDTNRKSELPKPREIDIESKRL; encoded by the exons ATGGTACTGTATGATTGTTGGAAAACAGAACAAAATCAGCCTGAGGTTACAGCAGGGTCCGGAGGCCAGGGTGCTGGTTATATTGAAGATAAACCTAGTCATGATTCCACTCCATGGAAGAAGATTGAGCAGCACCATGATTCTGAGTCACCAGAACCCCAGCCTGAAAATTATTATACAGATGTTCTAGATCATTTACATGAACTAGATCTTGCATTAGAGGAAGAAATGTATGTTGTGTCTGATGAAGAGGGAGGCAGCATTATCTCTTTGAAAACAGCTAGAGAATATACATCAGATGAGGAAGATGAACAGAGTGATGGGACTACAAGTTTGTCTCAAGATTGGTCAAGAATGGAAGGTTTAGAAAGTGACCAAGAAAAACATGATCTGATCTGCCTACACACACGGAACAGCAGCGCCATGGAGGAAGAGCAAGATATTGCAACTAGCATTTCGGTCCAACACTCAATCAGCAGTTGTGAGATCAACATTCAGACATCAAAACACCTAGTGCAACAAGCGTTCAGTGCCTTAGATCACGTAAAGAAAAGTTATCACCCTGCAATTGGCACGGAGCAAATGTCTGAGAAAGTGAATCTGACAGGAGATTCACAGCTTTTGGAGAAAACCCCTTGCACTAAATTATTAGGCTATGATGAAGTGGACTATCAAAGGCAAAATGTAAGGGGAAACAAAAGGATTAAGTCAAGCAATGAAGGTCATCTGGTGATCCCTGTGGCTGTGGCTCCTCCAACATGCTATGAACTACCAGTGTATGTTGTGGAGAGGAGACCTTGTGCTGATTCAGCTGAGCATTTCGAATCAGAATTTGAAGTTCTTAGTCATACTCAAGATGAACAGACAGCAATAACAAAAGGTTGCAGTTCTGATGTTTTGAAAACATCAGAGACGTTTGCGGATGGGACACAAACCACATGTTCATTGAGGAAGCAAATGAACGATGAACATGTTGGTTACAAATCTGCATGTGATGAAAGCTTTACATGTGCGCCAGACTACACGGGTAAACTGGCAACCAAGAGTAAGAAGAAAATGAATATTTTAGCACATGTTCACAAGAAAGAGAATTACCCT GCACGTAAAGGTCGCATATCTATGAGAATCCCATCACAGGGGAACCAGCAAGGATCTAGAAAGCAGTGCATGTACCTGTCAAGCAATAGGCAAATCCGCATTACTCAAAG CTGTAACATTGTACCAGAAGGAGTCAAGGTGAGACAGGAAAAAAACACTGAGGTTTCTCGATTGACCAATGCGGAGAAAACTCACAATCAAAATGATGGTAGAGCACTAAAGGGAACACCTGCCATCACCAGTTGGACAA ATGACATGACAGACATGATTGAAAAGATGGCATCTGGATGCCTGCCAGTTGGACAAGGGGACCCAAATCTACGAGGACGGCCACATACTGGGCATGTGGATGAAGAGGAATTGTTTCGTTGTTTTGCAAAGCTACCGCGGAAAAGCATGAAACATCCTCAACCTTCCAAAAGTCATCTTGTAAATAGTATGGAAGGTCATCTGAATCACCAACAAACGAAATGCCACTTACACAAAACTCCAGATAAGGAACTCATTGACAGTGATAGTAGCCTAGAAATTGATGAATCTTCGCAAAGTGGTACAG GACAAAGAGAATCTTTTGATAGCCAGCAATCGGGGTGTGGTGAAGAAGAGTTAAACGTAACAAACCTGGACAGAACGTTCATCACAAGAAGTCCACAAAAGAAAGCTCAAAAG CAGGCCTGTGGGACGTGCCCAGCAGGCCAGACAATACAAATGAAAAGAAAAGAAACATCCCAAATCACAGATGGATGCCTGGCAGAAATTGCCAAATCTGATACAAACAGAAAGAGTGAGTTACCTAAACCTAGAGAAATTGATATTGAGTCCAAAAGATTGTAA